Proteins from a single region of Hymenobacter aquaticus:
- a CDS encoding bifunctional UDP-3-O-[3-hydroxymyristoyl] N-acetylglucosamine deacetylase/3-hydroxyacyl-ACP dehydratase: protein MNDKQHTIKAPVTVSGIGLHTGVSANMTFCPAPVNHGYKFQRVDMPGQPIVDADVDNVVDLSRGTTIEQNGARINTVEHTLAALVGLQIDNVLIQLDGPEPPIMDGSSYEFIKSLMEVGLQEQNALRNYFEIPEEIRFVDNARAVEIAALPLNDYRLTVMVDYNSPVLGSQHASLTDITQFTAEISSSRTFCFLHELEALYKSNLIKGGDLSNAIVVVDRVVSDEELTELATMLGKPKVAVKKEGILNNVDLRYKNEPARHKLLDMVGDLALVGRPLKGQILAARPGHAANVAFAKKIKKKMMEANTSAVPTYDPGREPVMDINQIMQVLPHRYPFLLIDKVIHLDANTVASIKNVTVNEPFFTGHYPGNPVFPGVLQVEAMAQTGGILVLNTVPDPENYTPYFLGIENCRFRKMVKPGDTIIFRCQLLSPIKRGIAKMKGQAFVNGKVVMEAEMSAAIVKKEA from the coding sequence ATGAACGACAAGCAACATACCATTAAGGCGCCCGTGACCGTGAGCGGCATTGGCCTGCATACCGGCGTTTCGGCCAACATGACGTTTTGCCCAGCCCCGGTCAACCACGGCTACAAGTTTCAGCGCGTCGACATGCCCGGCCAGCCCATCGTGGATGCCGACGTGGACAACGTGGTAGACCTCTCCCGGGGCACCACCATCGAGCAGAACGGGGCCCGCATCAACACGGTAGAACACACGCTGGCCGCCCTGGTAGGCTTGCAGATTGATAACGTGCTGATTCAGCTCGACGGTCCCGAGCCCCCCATCATGGACGGCTCCAGCTACGAGTTTATCAAGTCCTTGATGGAAGTGGGCCTGCAGGAGCAGAACGCGCTGCGCAACTACTTCGAGATTCCCGAGGAAATCCGGTTCGTGGACAACGCCCGGGCCGTGGAAATTGCCGCCCTGCCCCTGAACGATTACCGCCTGACGGTAATGGTGGACTACAACTCGCCCGTGCTGGGCTCCCAGCACGCCTCCCTGACCGATATTACCCAGTTCACGGCCGAGATTTCGTCGTCCCGCACCTTCTGCTTTTTGCACGAGCTGGAGGCGCTCTACAAGTCCAACCTCATCAAGGGCGGCGATTTGAGCAATGCCATTGTGGTCGTGGACCGCGTGGTGAGCGACGAGGAGCTGACCGAGCTGGCGACCATGCTGGGCAAGCCCAAGGTGGCCGTCAAGAAGGAAGGCATTCTGAACAACGTCGACCTGCGCTACAAAAACGAGCCCGCCCGCCACAAGCTGCTCGACATGGTCGGCGACCTGGCCCTGGTGGGCCGCCCGCTGAAAGGTCAGATCCTGGCGGCCCGGCCCGGCCACGCGGCCAACGTGGCCTTCGCCAAGAAGATCAAGAAGAAGATGATGGAGGCCAACACCTCCGCCGTGCCCACCTACGACCCGGGCCGGGAGCCGGTGATGGACATCAACCAGATTATGCAGGTGCTGCCCCACCGCTACCCGTTCCTGCTCATCGACAAGGTGATTCACCTGGACGCCAACACCGTGGCCAGCATCAAGAACGTGACGGTGAATGAGCCGTTTTTCACCGGCCACTACCCCGGCAACCCGGTTTTCCCGGGTGTTTTGCAGGTCGAGGCCATGGCCCAGACCGGCGGCATTCTGGTGCTGAACACCGTGCCCGACCCGGAAAACTACACGCCCTACTTCCTGGGCATCGAAAACTGCCGCTTCCGCAAAATGGTGAAGCCCGGCGACACCATCATTTTCCGCTGCCAGCTGTTATCCCCCATCAAGCGGGGCATTGCCAAGATGAAAGGCCAGGCCTTTGTGAATGGCAAAGTGGTGATGGAGGCTGAAATGAGCGCCGCCATCGTCAAAAAGGAAGCCTAA
- a CDS encoding DUF4197 domain-containing protein — protein MNKKKSFLLLLAVAGLNLTASAQGFDLSKIGQILTKKVGTPTTKTGTTGQGTVSQNEAAMGLKEALTQGISKGADQASRQDGFYLNKLIRIPFPPDAQRVATSLRAIGLGAQVDKFELSLNRGAEDAARSAKPIFLSAIKSLTFKDVWGILTGEKDAATNYLKRTTTAQLTTAFKPIIQQSLDKVNATRYYTDLTTRYNMIPLVKPVQTDLNQYATDKAIGGLFTLIAQEEANIRENPVARTTELLRRVFGGKQG, from the coding sequence ATGAACAAGAAAAAATCTTTCCTTTTGCTGCTGGCCGTTGCCGGCCTGAACCTGACGGCCTCCGCCCAGGGCTTCGACCTGTCCAAAATCGGCCAGATCCTGACCAAGAAAGTCGGTACCCCTACCACGAAGACCGGCACCACGGGCCAGGGCACGGTCAGCCAGAACGAAGCCGCCATGGGCCTGAAAGAAGCCCTGACGCAGGGTATTTCCAAAGGCGCCGACCAGGCCTCCAGGCAGGATGGCTTCTACCTCAACAAGCTGATCCGGATTCCGTTTCCGCCCGATGCCCAGCGCGTGGCTACGTCGCTGCGGGCAATTGGGCTGGGGGCCCAGGTCGATAAGTTTGAGCTGTCGTTGAACCGGGGGGCCGAGGATGCGGCCCGCAGCGCCAAGCCCATTTTCCTGTCGGCCATCAAGAGCCTCACCTTCAAGGATGTGTGGGGCATCCTGACCGGGGAGAAGGATGCGGCCACCAACTACCTCAAGCGCACCACCACCGCCCAGCTGACCACCGCTTTCAAGCCCATCATTCAGCAGTCGTTGGATAAAGTGAATGCCACGCGCTACTACACCGACCTGACTACGCGCTACAACATGATTCCGCTGGTGAAGCCCGTGCAGACCGACCTCAACCAGTACGCTACCGACAAAGCCATTGGCGGCCTGTTCACCCTCATTGCCCAGGAGGAAGCCAACATCCGGGAAAACCCCGTGGCCCGCACCACCGAGCTGCTGCGCCGCGTATTCGGCGGCAAGCAGGGGTAA
- the lpxD gene encoding UDP-3-O-(3-hydroxymyristoyl)glucosamine N-acyltransferase — MEFTVGQIAEVLHGVVEGDASQRIDRLAKIEEAQAGALSFLSNLKYEPHLYTTGASAVIVSKTLALKHPVGPALIRVDDPYTSFTTLLEFYQQATRTGRRGVEEPAFIGAGSTIGDNHYRGAFSYIGQDCRIGRDVVIFPQAYIGDRCVIGDGTIIYAGAKIYAETVIGNRCTVHAGAVIGSDGFGFAPQPDGSYKTIPQIGNVVLEDNVSIGANATIDCATMGSTIIREGAKIDNLVQIAHNVEIGRHTVVAAQSGISGSTKIGDFCVLAGQTGIAGHLSLANRTTVTAQSGVGKSIKTEGVLLQGSPAFNLRDSLRANAIFRHLPEVERRLSDLERNSSMPEKS; from the coding sequence ATGGAATTTACGGTAGGCCAGATTGCGGAAGTGCTCCACGGCGTCGTCGAAGGCGACGCCTCCCAGCGCATTGACCGGTTGGCAAAAATCGAAGAAGCACAGGCCGGGGCCCTCTCCTTCCTGTCGAACCTGAAGTATGAGCCCCACCTGTATACCACGGGCGCTTCGGCCGTCATCGTGAGTAAGACGCTGGCGCTGAAACACCCCGTGGGCCCGGCCCTGATTCGCGTCGACGACCCGTATACCAGCTTCACCACCCTGCTCGAGTTTTACCAGCAGGCCACCCGCACCGGCCGGCGCGGCGTGGAAGAGCCCGCCTTTATCGGCGCGGGCTCCACCATCGGCGACAACCACTACCGCGGGGCCTTTTCCTACATCGGCCAGGACTGCCGCATCGGCCGCGACGTGGTGATTTTCCCCCAGGCCTACATCGGCGACCGGTGCGTGATTGGGGACGGCACCATTATCTACGCCGGGGCCAAGATCTACGCCGAAACCGTCATCGGCAACCGCTGCACGGTGCACGCCGGCGCGGTTATCGGCTCCGACGGCTTCGGCTTCGCGCCCCAGCCCGACGGCTCCTACAAGACCATTCCGCAGATCGGCAACGTGGTGCTGGAAGACAACGTCAGCATCGGGGCCAACGCCACCATCGACTGCGCCACGATGGGCTCGACCATCATCCGGGAAGGTGCCAAAATCGACAACCTGGTGCAGATTGCCCACAACGTGGAAATCGGCCGCCACACCGTCGTGGCCGCGCAGAGCGGCATTTCGGGCTCCACCAAAATCGGCGACTTCTGCGTGCTGGCCGGCCAGACCGGTATTGCCGGCCACCTCTCGCTGGCCAACCGCACCACCGTCACGGCCCAGTCAGGCGTGGGCAAGTCCATCAAAACCGAAGGGGTGCTGCTGCAGGGCTCCCCGGCCTTTAACCTGCGCGACTCGCTGCGGGCCAACGCCATTTTCCGCCACCTGCCCGAGGTAGAGCGCCGCCTCAGCGACCTGGAGCGTAACTCATCCATGCCGGAAAAGTCCTAG
- a CDS encoding DUF4197 domain-containing protein gives MPPFRIFVAALAVTVAATQGAQAQTKAKTTTTKKTTTAKKTTAKAPAKTTTTKTTTKVTVPVVTPLTLPEATTGLKEALTQSITRAVDIAGSAEGFNANADIRIPFPPEAELVSTTLRGLRMGALVDKFEVVLNRSAEAAAAQAKPIFLGAIQNLSFADAMALVTTREPDAATLYLHQNTEPQLVAALKPIVQQSLEQTGATKLYAEMVARYNKIPLVTPVNADLTAYATQKTSDGIFTLMAAEEGRIRLNAAARGSDVLKRVFGK, from the coding sequence ATGCCTCCTTTTCGCATTTTCGTTGCTGCGCTGGCAGTAACCGTGGCCGCCACTCAGGGCGCGCAGGCCCAAACCAAAGCCAAAACCACGACCACCAAAAAGACCACCACGGCCAAAAAGACGACGGCCAAAGCGCCGGCCAAAACCACGACCACCAAGACCACGACCAAAGTAACGGTGCCCGTCGTGACGCCCCTGACGCTGCCCGAGGCCACCACCGGCCTGAAGGAAGCCCTGACCCAGAGCATTACCCGGGCCGTGGACATAGCCGGCTCGGCCGAGGGCTTCAATGCCAACGCCGACATCCGGATTCCCTTCCCGCCCGAGGCCGAGCTGGTGTCGACCACGCTGCGGGGCCTGCGCATGGGCGCGCTGGTCGATAAGTTCGAGGTGGTGCTCAACCGCAGCGCCGAAGCCGCCGCTGCCCAGGCCAAGCCCATTTTCCTGGGCGCCATCCAAAACCTGAGCTTCGCCGACGCCATGGCCCTGGTCACGACGCGGGAGCCCGACGCGGCCACGCTCTACCTGCACCAGAACACCGAGCCCCAGCTGGTGGCGGCCCTGAAGCCCATCGTGCAGCAGTCTTTGGAGCAAACCGGCGCCACCAAGCTTTATGCCGAAATGGTAGCCCGCTACAACAAGATTCCGCTGGTCACGCCGGTGAATGCCGACCTGACGGCCTACGCCACCCAGAAAACCTCGGACGGTATTTTCACGCTGATGGCCGCCGAAGAGGGCCGCATCCGGCTGAACGCCGCCGCCCGCGGCTCCGACGTGCTGAAGCGGGTATTCGGCAAATAA
- a CDS encoding ABC transporter ATP-binding protein, translating to MQIEAHGLGKRFARDWIFRGLNHVFRPGTATAVLGPNGSGKSTLLNTLSGQILPTEGTLAYSLRGQPVAVEDVPRQLAYCAPYLELIEELTLTELLHFHTRFKPLRPGTTPARLIELMYLEKSRHKMVRDFSSGMKQRLKLALALYADSPLLLLDEPTTNLDRTGVTWYLEHVAATVAGRLVIVSSNVPEEYSFCQHQLSVTDFGAQAAR from the coding sequence GTGCAGATTGAGGCCCACGGGCTGGGAAAACGCTTCGCGCGCGACTGGATTTTCCGGGGCCTGAACCACGTCTTCCGGCCCGGCACCGCCACGGCCGTGCTGGGGCCCAACGGCTCGGGAAAAAGTACCCTGCTCAACACGCTTTCCGGCCAGATTCTGCCCACCGAGGGCACCTTAGCTTACTCGCTGCGGGGCCAGCCCGTCGCCGTGGAGGACGTACCGCGCCAGCTGGCCTACTGCGCGCCCTACCTGGAGCTGATTGAGGAGCTGACCCTGACCGAGCTGCTGCACTTTCACACCCGCTTCAAGCCCCTGCGCCCCGGCACCACGCCGGCCCGGCTGATTGAGCTGATGTACCTGGAGAAGTCGCGCCACAAGATGGTGCGCGACTTCTCCAGCGGCATGAAGCAGCGCCTCAAGCTGGCCCTGGCCCTCTACGCTGACTCGCCCCTGCTGCTGCTCGACGAGCCCACCACCAACCTCGACCGCACCGGCGTGACCTGGTACCTGGAGCACGTGGCGGCCACCGTCGCGGGCCGGCTGGTCATCGTCAGCTCCAACGTGCCCGAGGAGTACAGCTTCTGCCAGCACCAGCTCAGCGTCACCGATTTCGGGGCCCAGGCCGCCCGGTAA
- a CDS encoding Uma2 family endonuclease, whose translation MSAQPKPYYTPAEYLAFERESETKNEYFQGEIFAMSGASRAHNLLVKNMLVGLDNRIGDSCSVFPSDMRVHVAANGLYTYPDVSVVCGPEQYLDDAHLDTLLNPGVLVEVLSKTTAKDDRNSKFLLYKSIPSLQHYVLVDSLRVTVALYSRGTGSSWLFQEYQGLTAVLPLPAVGVELPLAEIYRRLDLPA comes from the coding sequence ATGTCAGCCCAGCCCAAACCCTACTACACGCCCGCCGAATACCTTGCCTTCGAGCGGGAGTCTGAAACGAAAAACGAATATTTCCAAGGCGAAATCTTCGCCATGTCGGGAGCCAGCCGGGCGCATAACCTGCTGGTGAAAAATATGCTGGTTGGTCTTGACAATCGTATCGGCGACTCGTGCAGCGTATTTCCCAGTGATATGCGCGTACACGTGGCCGCCAATGGTCTGTATACCTATCCCGATGTGTCGGTGGTGTGCGGCCCGGAGCAGTACCTCGACGATGCCCACCTCGATACGCTGCTCAACCCCGGGGTGCTGGTGGAAGTGCTGTCGAAAACGACGGCGAAGGATGACCGTAACAGTAAATTCTTGCTGTACAAGAGCATTCCGAGCTTACAACATTATGTGCTGGTCGACAGCCTACGCGTAACTGTGGCGCTGTATTCGCGGGGCACGGGCAGCAGTTGGCTGTTTCAGGAGTATCAGGGGCTTACCGCCGTTTTGCCGCTGCCAGCGGTGGGGGTAGAACTGCCCCTGGCCGAAATCTACCGCCGCCTGGACTTGCCGGCCTGA
- a CDS encoding HD domain-containing protein: MNKKKIFNDPVYGFVTVPTELLFDLIEHPYFQRLRRIQQLGLTGFVYPGALHTRFHHALGAMHLMSLALRTLKDKGVKISAAEGEAAQAAILLHDIGHGPLSHALEHAIFHEVPHEQLSLFLMQKLNKEHHGALDLAIRIFQGTYERPFFHQLVSSQLDMDRLDYLNRDSFYTGVQEGRPGADRLIKMLTVVDEKLVLEEKAVYSIENFLVSRRLMYWQVYLHKTVTSAEQMIIRIIQRARDLVRSGHEVPASPDLHFFLSKPVSILNFSQDDTILQRFVQLDDTDVWSAVKMWAQHPDKVLSYMSRSMLDRKLFKIILQTEPFDDDLGLGVIELIAEKFDLSPQDASQLMLAGRISNNAYDADGKDTIDVLTKSGRVINVAEASDLPNIRALGQRVEKHYICYPKEIAQ, encoded by the coding sequence TTGAACAAAAAGAAAATCTTCAACGACCCGGTCTACGGCTTCGTCACGGTGCCCACCGAGTTGCTGTTCGACCTGATTGAGCACCCCTACTTTCAGCGCCTGCGCCGGATTCAGCAGCTGGGCCTCACCGGCTTCGTGTACCCGGGTGCCCTGCACACGCGCTTCCACCACGCCCTGGGCGCCATGCACCTGATGTCGCTGGCCCTGCGCACGCTCAAGGACAAGGGCGTCAAGATTTCCGCTGCCGAGGGCGAGGCCGCCCAGGCCGCCATCCTGCTGCACGACATCGGCCACGGGCCCCTCTCCCACGCCCTGGAGCACGCCATTTTCCACGAAGTGCCCCACGAGCAGCTCAGCCTGTTCTTGATGCAGAAGCTCAACAAGGAGCACCACGGGGCCCTGGATCTGGCCATCCGCATCTTCCAGGGCACCTACGAGCGGCCGTTTTTCCACCAGCTCGTCAGCAGCCAGCTCGACATGGACCGGCTCGACTACCTCAACCGGGACTCGTTCTACACCGGCGTGCAGGAAGGCCGCCCCGGCGCCGACCGCCTCATCAAGATGCTCACGGTGGTGGACGAAAAGCTGGTGCTGGAGGAAAAGGCCGTGTACAGCATCGAGAACTTCCTGGTGAGCCGCCGCCTGATGTACTGGCAGGTGTACCTGCACAAAACCGTCACCTCGGCCGAGCAGATGATTATCCGCATCATTCAGCGGGCCCGGGACCTGGTGCGCTCCGGCCACGAGGTGCCCGCCTCCCCCGACCTGCACTTTTTCCTGTCCAAGCCGGTCAGCATCCTCAACTTTTCCCAGGACGACACCATTCTGCAGCGCTTCGTGCAGCTCGACGACACCGACGTGTGGAGCGCCGTGAAGATGTGGGCCCAGCACCCCGACAAAGTACTCAGCTACATGTCGCGCAGCATGCTGGACCGCAAGCTGTTCAAGATCATCCTGCAAACCGAGCCCTTCGACGACGACCTGGGCCTGGGCGTCATCGAGCTTATTGCCGAGAAGTTCGACCTCTCGCCCCAGGACGCCAGCCAGCTGATGCTCGCCGGCCGCATCAGCAACAACGCCTACGACGCCGACGGCAAAGACACCATCGACGTGCTGACCAAAAGCGGCCGGGTGATTAACGTGGCCGAAGCTTCGGATTTGCCCAACATCCGGGCCCTGGGCCAGCGCGTGGAGAAGCACTACATCTGCTACCCCAAGGAAATTGCGCAGTAG
- the porX gene encoding T9SS response regulator signal transducer PorX — MQRYSILWADDEIDLLKPHILFLTEKGYDVTGVNSGADAIEQVQEQNFDIVFLDENMPGLTGLETLTEIKAAKPTLPVIMITKSEEEHIMEDAIGSKIADYLIKPVNPNQILLSVKKVLDNKRLISEKTNSSYQRDFRQLGMQLGDRLSPSEWADVYKKLVYWELEIDETEGKSMAEVFNMQKDEANNYFCKFIMDNYEEWVNKEVDDAPLMSHELFQKRVFPLLKETGDTPVYFLLIDNLRYDQWKVLEPIIAELFTVDQEEMYYSILPTTTAYARNAIFSGMMPGEIQKKYPNLWVNDDDDEGKNLNEAEFMEIMFQKANQKYKFSYNKVTNLQAGKDLLGKMSNLHNNYKCNVIVYNFVDMLSHARTDMAMIRELAADESAYRSITRSWFLHSPLYEMLQTIAEKKGKLIITTDHGTIRVKRPFKIVGDRNTNTNLRYKHGKNLGFTDKDVYVVRKPERIFLPRENVSTAYVFTLGDYFFAYPNNYNYYVNYYKDTFQHGGISLEEVIIPFITLTSKA, encoded by the coding sequence ATGCAACGGTACTCTATCCTCTGGGCCGACGACGAAATCGACCTGCTCAAACCCCACATTCTCTTCCTGACCGAAAAAGGCTACGACGTAACCGGCGTTAACTCCGGGGCCGACGCCATTGAGCAGGTGCAGGAACAGAATTTCGATATCGTGTTCCTGGACGAGAACATGCCCGGCCTCACCGGCCTGGAAACCCTGACGGAAATCAAGGCGGCCAAGCCCACCTTGCCCGTCATCATGATTACCAAGAGCGAGGAGGAGCACATCATGGAGGACGCCATCGGCTCCAAGATTGCCGACTACCTCATCAAGCCCGTCAACCCCAACCAGATTCTGCTGAGCGTGAAAAAGGTGCTGGACAACAAGCGCCTGATTTCGGAAAAGACCAACAGCAGCTACCAGCGCGACTTCCGCCAGCTGGGCATGCAGCTCGGCGACCGGCTCAGCCCGAGCGAGTGGGCCGACGTATACAAGAAGCTGGTGTACTGGGAGCTGGAAATTGATGAAACCGAGGGCAAGAGCATGGCCGAGGTCTTCAACATGCAGAAGGACGAGGCCAACAACTACTTCTGTAAGTTCATCATGGACAACTACGAGGAGTGGGTCAACAAGGAGGTGGACGATGCCCCGCTGATGTCGCACGAGCTGTTCCAGAAGCGCGTGTTCCCGCTGCTGAAGGAAACCGGCGACACGCCCGTGTACTTCCTGCTCATCGACAACCTGCGCTACGACCAGTGGAAAGTACTGGAGCCCATCATTGCCGAGCTGTTCACGGTGGACCAGGAGGAAATGTACTACAGTATTCTGCCCACCACCACGGCCTACGCCCGCAACGCCATTTTCTCGGGCATGATGCCCGGCGAGATTCAGAAGAAGTACCCCAACCTGTGGGTCAACGACGACGACGACGAGGGCAAGAACCTGAACGAGGCCGAGTTCATGGAAATCATGTTCCAGAAGGCCAACCAGAAGTACAAGTTCAGCTACAACAAGGTCACCAACCTGCAAGCCGGCAAAGACCTGCTGGGCAAGATGAGCAACCTGCACAATAATTATAAGTGCAACGTCATCGTCTACAACTTCGTGGACATGCTCAGCCACGCCCGCACCGACATGGCCATGATTCGGGAGCTGGCCGCCGATGAGTCGGCGTACCGCAGCATCACCCGCTCGTGGTTCCTGCACTCGCCTTTGTACGAGATGCTGCAAACCATTGCCGAGAAAAAGGGCAAGCTCATCATCACCACCGACCACGGCACGATTCGGGTAAAGCGCCCCTTCAAGATTGTGGGCGACCGGAACACGAACACCAACCTGCGCTACAAGCACGGCAAGAACCTGGGCTTCACCGACAAGGACGTGTACGTGGTGCGCAAGCCGGAGCGCATCTTCCTGCCCCGCGAAAACGTGAGCACCGCCTACGTCTTCACCCTGGGTGACTATTTCTTCGCCTACCCCAACAACTACAACTACTACGTGAACTACTACAAGGACACGTTCCAGCACGGCGGCATCTCCCTCGAAGAGGTGATTATCCCGTTCATCACGCTCACGTCGAAGGCGTAA
- the lpxA gene encoding acyl-ACP--UDP-N-acetylglucosamine O-acyltransferase — protein sequence MNQPLAYIHPEAKIAQNVVVEPFTTIDKDVEIGEGTWIGPNVTIMSGARIGKNCKIFPGAVIAAMPQDLKFAGEKTTVTIGDNTVIRECVTVNRGTVDRLKTVVGSNCLLMAYVHVAHDCIIGNNCVLANGVQLAGHVEIGDHAIIGGTSAVHQFVKVGPHAMISGGSLVRKDVPPFVKAGREPLTYSGINSIGLRRRGFSDQKISEIQQLYRLLFLSGLNNNDALDKIELELLPSPERDEVVNFVRNSGRGVIKGYSRNGNGAD from the coding sequence ATGAACCAGCCGCTCGCCTATATTCACCCCGAAGCCAAAATCGCCCAAAATGTGGTAGTGGAGCCCTTTACCACCATCGACAAGGATGTGGAAATCGGGGAAGGCACCTGGATTGGCCCCAACGTAACGATTATGTCGGGGGCCCGCATTGGCAAAAACTGCAAGATTTTCCCCGGTGCCGTGATTGCCGCCATGCCCCAGGACCTCAAGTTTGCCGGCGAGAAAACCACCGTTACCATTGGCGACAACACCGTTATCCGGGAGTGCGTGACGGTGAACCGCGGCACCGTAGACCGGCTCAAGACGGTAGTGGGCAGCAACTGCCTGCTGATGGCCTACGTGCACGTGGCCCACGACTGCATCATTGGCAACAACTGCGTGCTGGCCAATGGCGTGCAGCTGGCCGGCCACGTCGAAATCGGCGACCATGCCATTATCGGCGGCACTTCGGCCGTGCACCAGTTCGTGAAAGTAGGCCCCCACGCCATGATTTCGGGCGGTTCGCTGGTGCGCAAAGACGTGCCGCCCTTCGTGAAGGCCGGCCGGGAGCCGCTCACCTACAGCGGCATCAACTCCATCGGCCTGCGCCGCCGGGGCTTCTCCGACCAGAAGATCAGCGAGATTCAGCAGCTCTACCGCCTGCTGTTCCTCAGCGGCTTGAACAACAACGACGCCCTCGACAAGATTGAGCTGGAGCTGCTGCCCTCGCCCGAGCGCGACGAGGTGGTCAACTTCGTGCGCAACTCGGGTCGGGGCGTTATCAAGGGCTATTCGCGCAACGGCAACGGTGCAGATTGA
- a CDS encoding HAD family hydrolase yields the protein MPYALFLFDYDGTLCDTRQAIVYSFERTFDEYQVPRPAAEVVHAMIGRGLVLNDMIRELYPALSAEEVAEWVVTYRGIYAREAEPLVTPFPGALALFAQLAARGVLIGVLSNKGAAVLEASLAQLGLLPFVALVIGDGTMPEKQLAKKPDPMAFHEVVRPRFPEVPTDRILMVGDTPADLQFARNSRIDSCWVTFGFGEADQCRALHPTHTVSHLLDIPALRRVGA from the coding sequence ATGCCTTACGCCCTGTTTCTCTTCGATTACGACGGCACGCTCTGCGACACCCGCCAGGCCATCGTCTACAGCTTCGAGCGCACCTTCGATGAGTACCAGGTGCCGCGGCCCGCGGCCGAGGTAGTACACGCCATGATTGGCCGGGGCCTGGTGCTGAACGACATGATCCGGGAGCTGTACCCGGCGCTATCGGCCGAGGAAGTGGCGGAGTGGGTCGTGACCTACCGCGGCATCTACGCCCGCGAGGCTGAGCCGCTGGTAACGCCGTTTCCCGGGGCGCTGGCGCTGTTTGCCCAGCTCGCGGCGCGGGGCGTGCTCATCGGCGTGCTCAGCAACAAGGGCGCGGCGGTGCTCGAAGCGTCCCTGGCCCAGCTCGGCCTGCTGCCCTTCGTGGCCCTGGTTATCGGCGACGGCACCATGCCCGAAAAGCAGCTGGCCAAGAAGCCCGACCCCATGGCCTTCCACGAAGTAGTGCGGCCCCGCTTCCCCGAAGTGCCCACCGACCGTATCCTGATGGTGGGCGACACCCCCGCCGATTTGCAGTTTGCCCGCAACAGCCGGATTGATTCCTGCTGGGTCACCTTCGGCTTCGGCGAGGCCGACCAGTGCCGGGCCCTGCACCCTACCCACACCGTGAGCCACCTGCTGGATATTCCGGCCCTGCGGCGGGTAGGGGCCTAA